Proteins from a genomic interval of Kribbella aluminosa:
- a CDS encoding purine-cytosine permease family protein, with the protein MSATSESTRREALEHRTIEHIPVDERHGRWTQLFTIWFGSNIMLLTVATGVLATAVYHLPVWAAVVALLIGNVVGGVVMALHAAQGPQMGVPQMLQTRAQFGSYGSLLVVTIVVVMYTAFFASNMVLGGQALADLTSIGETPGIVLVGVLGVVGAIYGYRVIHAMAGVLSALAGLALVAAFVMLFAVVGLPAGTLSSGSFGWSGFMGTVSLAALWQIAYAPYVSDYTRYMPKDTGVRAAFWATYAGCVLGSLFPMLLGSVIGAAWPDADTVTGVHTAGGAIGAVVLAIFAISIAATNAMNLYCGALSSLTIGQTLRPRWQPGATTRTAVCTVIFAVALVIALAGKGNFLGNFENLMLLLLCVLIPWTAVNLVDYYLIRHGEYDIPSLFEPGGGVYGKINVPAVGCYLLGIAVQVPFLSNALYTGPVAKALGGVDVSWIVGLAIIAPVYYVWVRATTGSRERIAAEPVTTQGEHA; encoded by the coding sequence ATGAGCGCGACATCCGAGAGCACCCGCCGAGAGGCACTCGAGCACCGGACCATCGAGCACATCCCGGTCGACGAACGGCACGGGCGCTGGACCCAGCTGTTCACGATCTGGTTCGGCTCGAACATCATGCTGCTCACCGTCGCGACCGGCGTACTGGCGACCGCCGTCTACCACCTGCCGGTCTGGGCCGCGGTCGTCGCCCTGCTGATCGGCAACGTGGTCGGCGGCGTCGTGATGGCGCTGCACGCCGCGCAGGGTCCGCAGATGGGCGTCCCGCAGATGCTGCAGACGCGGGCCCAGTTCGGGTCGTACGGCAGTCTGCTCGTCGTCACGATCGTCGTGGTCATGTACACCGCGTTCTTCGCGTCGAACATGGTGCTCGGCGGCCAGGCGCTCGCCGACCTGACCTCGATCGGGGAGACGCCGGGCATCGTCCTGGTCGGTGTGCTCGGCGTGGTCGGCGCGATCTACGGCTACCGGGTGATCCACGCGATGGCCGGCGTACTGAGTGCGCTCGCGGGTCTCGCGCTGGTGGCCGCGTTCGTGATGCTGTTCGCCGTCGTCGGGCTGCCGGCGGGGACGCTGTCGAGCGGCAGCTTCGGCTGGTCGGGCTTCATGGGCACGGTGTCGCTCGCCGCGCTGTGGCAGATCGCGTACGCGCCGTACGTCTCGGACTACACCCGCTACATGCCGAAGGACACGGGCGTACGCGCCGCGTTCTGGGCGACGTACGCCGGATGCGTGCTCGGCTCGCTGTTCCCGATGCTGCTCGGCTCGGTCATCGGCGCGGCCTGGCCCGACGCCGACACGGTCACCGGCGTGCACACCGCGGGCGGTGCCATCGGCGCCGTCGTGCTGGCGATCTTCGCGATCAGCATCGCCGCCACCAACGCGATGAACCTGTACTGCGGGGCGCTGTCCAGCCTGACGATCGGCCAGACCCTCAGGCCGCGGTGGCAGCCGGGTGCCACCACCCGGACGGCGGTCTGCACCGTGATCTTCGCGGTCGCGCTCGTCATCGCGCTGGCAGGCAAGGGCAACTTCCTGGGGAACTTCGAGAACCTGATGCTCCTGCTGCTCTGCGTGCTGATCCCGTGGACGGCCGTCAACCTGGTCGACTACTACCTGATCCGGCACGGTGAGTACGACATCCCGTCGCTGTTCGAGCCGGGCGGCGGCGTCTACGGGAAGATCAACGTCCCGGCGGTCGGCTGCTACCTGCTCGGGATCGCGGTGCAGGTTCCGTTCCTGTCGAACGCGCTCTACACCGGCCCGGTCGCGAAGGCGCTCGGCGGCGTGGACGTCTCGTGGATCGTTGGACTTGCCATCATTGCCCCGGTCTACTACGTGTGGGTGCGTGCGACGACGGGTTCGCGCGAGCGGATCGCAGCCGAGCCGGTCACGACCCAAGGGGAGCATGCATGA
- a CDS encoding aldehyde dehydrogenase family protein, translating into MSNRTNEHWRDLAAKLETPSLAWIDGPVPALRGATRSTVDPATGLVLADVAECDADDADRAVAAGRRAFDAGHWSTAHPRERAAVLTRWADLVVEHLDQLALLDCRDAGKRIVDTTSIDVPGSAAILRWYAESLDKVYGEVAPTGSADLAVVTREPLGVVAAVVPWNYPLEMAVWKLAPALAAGNSVVLKPAEDSPLSALRLAELAAEAGLPEGVLSVVPGSGPVVGATLGRHHDVDAVTFTGSTAVGRLFQTYAGESNMKQVWLEAGGKSAVVVLDDVHDLDAVADGVAAGIFTNSGQVCSATSRLVVQQGVAEELIGRVVERAAAIVVGDPLDPATQMGPLVSERQAQRVLALMERGAKEAGQAFGGGVVDGAPTTCFVRPQVLTGVAPDASIAQTEVFGPVLTVHTVGTEDEAVAVANGTPYALAAGLWTDDLRRAHRVARRLRAGTVSVNCVDALDVSTPFGGFGHSGYGRDLSLHALDKFTGLKTTWFHYG; encoded by the coding sequence ATGAGCAATCGGACCAACGAGCACTGGAGGGACCTCGCGGCGAAGCTCGAGACGCCTTCGCTGGCGTGGATCGACGGCCCGGTCCCGGCGCTCCGCGGCGCCACGCGCTCGACGGTCGACCCGGCGACGGGGCTCGTCCTGGCCGACGTCGCCGAGTGTGACGCCGACGACGCCGATCGCGCCGTGGCCGCGGGCCGGCGCGCTTTCGACGCCGGTCACTGGTCGACGGCGCATCCCCGGGAGCGGGCCGCCGTACTGACCCGCTGGGCCGACCTCGTGGTCGAGCACCTCGACCAGCTGGCGCTGCTCGACTGTCGTGATGCCGGCAAGCGGATTGTCGACACCACCTCGATCGACGTCCCGGGTTCGGCCGCCATCCTGCGGTGGTACGCCGAAAGCCTCGACAAGGTGTACGGCGAGGTCGCGCCGACCGGGAGTGCCGACCTGGCGGTGGTGACGCGCGAGCCGCTGGGCGTGGTCGCGGCCGTCGTACCGTGGAACTATCCGCTCGAGATGGCCGTGTGGAAGCTTGCGCCGGCACTCGCGGCCGGCAACAGCGTCGTACTCAAGCCGGCTGAGGATTCGCCGCTGTCGGCACTCCGGCTGGCCGAGCTTGCGGCCGAGGCGGGTCTGCCGGAGGGTGTGCTTTCCGTCGTACCCGGCAGCGGACCTGTTGTCGGCGCCACGCTCGGGCGGCATCACGATGTGGACGCGGTGACGTTCACCGGTTCGACCGCGGTCGGCCGGCTGTTCCAGACGTACGCCGGTGAGTCGAACATGAAGCAGGTGTGGCTCGAGGCCGGCGGCAAGAGCGCGGTCGTCGTACTCGACGACGTCCATGACCTCGACGCGGTCGCCGACGGTGTTGCCGCGGGCATCTTCACGAACTCGGGGCAGGTGTGTTCGGCCACGTCGCGGCTCGTCGTACAGCAGGGCGTGGCGGAGGAGCTGATCGGCCGGGTCGTCGAGCGGGCCGCCGCGATCGTGGTCGGGGATCCGCTCGACCCGGCGACCCAGATGGGGCCGTTGGTCAGCGAGCGGCAGGCTCAGCGGGTGCTGGCGTTGATGGAGCGCGGTGCCAAGGAGGCCGGCCAGGCGTTCGGCGGCGGCGTGGTCGACGGTGCGCCGACGACCTGCTTCGTCCGGCCGCAGGTTCTCACCGGGGTCGCGCCGGACGCGTCGATCGCGCAGACCGAGGTCTTCGGTCCGGTGCTGACCGTGCACACCGTCGGCACCGAGGACGAGGCCGTCGCGGTGGCGAACGGTACGCCGTACGCGCTGGCAGCAGGGCTGTGGACCGACGACCTGCGCCGGGCGCACCGCGTGGCGCGCCGGCTGCGGGCGGGGACGGTGTCGGTGAACTGTGTCGACGCGCTGGACGTGTCGACGCCGTTCGGCGGGTTCGGTCATTCCGGCTACGGCCGCGACCTGTCGCTGCACGCGCTCGACAAGTTCACGGGTCTCAAGACGACCTGGTTCCACTATGGCTGA
- a CDS encoding GMC family oxidoreductase, with the protein MAETFEYVVVGGGTAGALLATRLAEAGRDVALVEWGPDDEPEPRARELRRWDEMLEGEYDLDYRSKPNERGNSHLRMARLRILGGCSTANTMIAWRPLAGDLEEWVRLGADGWGPDEVLPLYDRLRTPIHPVAEADRNPYVADVVTSAAKALGVPEQERWNDGRLEDSANGTGFFEVGYTPETHLRSSTSIHYLHPARAAGTGPAVLLGLRAVRVLIDDSQRAIGVRVRDNDGVERDILARGEVILCCGAIDSPRLLQLSGVGPREVLEAAGVPVRVELPGVGENLQDHVEGLVVWEAATTPPDVRASGWDAGAMVSLGPDNRPDVMMHFPVEPWAVHADRYLSDHAQDPLPERIVAIAPNVARPRSRGRVWIESSDVDAAPAIDYRSFTDEDGYDEQMLLEGVRLARRIAAEEPMRSWITREVFPGKDVEGNDLSTVQRAVHQTVYHVSGTCHIGPTSDPTAVVDPHLRVNGVQGLRVADASVFPTLTAVNPVVTVMLVAERAAALILLP; encoded by the coding sequence ATGGCTGAGACCTTCGAGTACGTCGTGGTCGGCGGCGGCACGGCGGGCGCACTTCTCGCCACCCGGCTCGCGGAGGCGGGCCGCGACGTGGCGCTCGTCGAATGGGGACCTGACGACGAGCCCGAGCCGCGGGCCCGCGAGCTGCGGCGCTGGGACGAGATGCTCGAGGGCGAGTACGACCTCGACTACCGTTCGAAACCCAACGAGCGCGGCAACTCGCACCTCCGGATGGCGCGGCTGCGGATCCTCGGCGGCTGTTCGACCGCGAACACGATGATCGCGTGGCGCCCGCTGGCCGGCGACCTGGAGGAGTGGGTGCGGCTCGGCGCGGACGGCTGGGGACCGGACGAGGTGCTCCCGCTGTACGACCGGTTGCGGACGCCGATCCACCCGGTCGCCGAGGCGGACCGCAACCCGTACGTCGCCGACGTCGTGACCAGCGCCGCGAAGGCTCTCGGCGTACCGGAGCAGGAGCGCTGGAACGACGGCCGGCTGGAGGATTCGGCGAACGGCACGGGCTTCTTCGAGGTGGGCTACACCCCGGAGACGCACCTGCGATCGTCGACGTCCATCCACTACCTGCACCCGGCCCGCGCCGCCGGAACCGGCCCCGCCGTCCTGCTCGGCCTCCGGGCCGTCCGCGTGCTGATCGACGATTCGCAACGGGCGATCGGGGTGCGGGTTCGCGACAACGACGGCGTCGAGCGCGACATCCTCGCTCGCGGCGAGGTCATCCTGTGCTGTGGTGCGATCGACTCGCCGCGCCTGCTCCAGCTGTCGGGTGTCGGTCCACGTGAGGTGCTCGAGGCGGCCGGCGTACCGGTTCGTGTCGAGCTGCCCGGTGTGGGGGAGAACCTGCAGGACCACGTCGAGGGATTGGTCGTCTGGGAGGCGGCGACGACGCCGCCGGACGTGCGCGCCAGCGGCTGGGACGCGGGCGCCATGGTGAGCCTCGGCCCGGACAACCGCCCCGACGTGATGATGCACTTCCCGGTCGAACCCTGGGCCGTCCACGCCGACCGCTACCTCTCCGACCACGCTCAGGACCCACTCCCCGAGCGGATCGTCGCCATCGCCCCGAACGTCGCCCGCCCGCGCAGCCGCGGCCGCGTCTGGATCGAGTCGTCCGACGTCGACGCGGCACCCGCGATCGACTACCGCTCCTTCACCGACGAGGACGGCTACGACGAACAGATGCTGCTCGAGGGCGTCCGGCTCGCCCGCCGGATCGCCGCGGAGGAACCGATGCGCTCCTGGATCACCCGCGAGGTCTTCCCCGGAAAAGATGTCGAAGGCAACGACCTCTCGACCGTCCAGCGCGCCGTCCACCAAACCGTCTACCACGTCAGCGGCACCTGCCACATCGGTCCCACCTCCGACCCCACCGCCGTCGTGGACCCGCACCTCCGCGTCAACGGCGTACAGGGTCTCCGAGTGGCCGACGCGTCGGTCTTCCCGACCCTCACCGCCGTCAACCCCGTCGTAACAGTCATGCTCGTCGCCGAACGCGCCGCCGCCCTGATCCTCTTGCCCTGA